The DNA segment GGTGCAAGTTGAAACATGCAAATAAGGGCTATTGTTTCGAGTTATAATTCTAGTTAGCGTTGAAATTGGCAATTTCATGATAGTTTTCATCCGTATGCTTTCGATATTCAGCCTTTATAGTTGTGCTTGAGCAATTCTATTTGGTATTGAATGTGTTTTGTAAAGACGTTGTCTTTACATAGAGTAAATTCCggagattttggttttagtttttgcGGTGAATCGTTTTATCTACCAATGTCTCTCATgctacacatatatatatatatatatatatatatatatatatatatatatatatatatatatatatatatatatatatatatataactttttttattgtgtttgtgtGCCCCTTATCACCATTATAACCAAACAACTAAAGTGAAATTGCTGAACAATCTGTTGGTCTCGTTGCATTACTAGGCCAAATTCCGACAGCTTTGTCATCGATACAGGATTTTACCAGATGgtttataactaaaatataagtGTGTAAAAGTTACGCCTATATTTGAGCATTACACTTTTCGAGTAAAAACTAACCTTTCTGTGACACTGCCATTCTTTTTGTGAGACCAAATCGTTATTGAATTTTATAGGACCTGTAAAAACAAAAGGTCGACTTGTGTACTGTGTATGCGAAGTATTTTGCTTTTCGTTGAAGTAATATTTACATTTAGATACATTTTCTTAAAGGAGCTAAACCTAGGGTAGAGAATTGAAATAGAAGAAAGGTAAAACCGTAGGAAAATCATAGGGATAATAGATTAATCATTTGAACTGCGCTAGTGTTTGCTTAGTaccaacaagattacaacttaACCTAAAcgcaacaaatatatatatatatatatatatatatatNNNNNatatatatatatatatatatatatatatatatatatatatatatatatatatatatatatatatatatatatatatatataaagaccTTGGACTTCTTTAACTATAAATTTAGAAGAAGCACTTATAGTATACTTGAAAAGAAAGATATAGAGGAATGTgaattttctctattttaattttaaatgtagaaCACGAATTAGTTATATTACCTCGTATAGGTAACTTACAAAAATTCCTCAACATAGAATTAGTGGAGTGGAATAAGAATTTCcactcataatttatttttattttaaaaagtatttaaaataatacaaggAGGGACATTGAATGAGAGGGATTTCTGTAATCTTGAAATGCTGATattgttgtgaaaaaaatatatattatacgtAGACTTTCATCTATTTGTAGCATACTGTTTTATAGGGGTTTAATAAATCAGTCACGAAAGAATTCCACATTATCCCCCGTACGAGAAATTTACCTCCcataattttatataagttttttctttaacacaagaaaacaagggaaaaataaataaacatatttaaattttaaaatgatttttaacaaatagtttttaaatttatgcattaatcaattttaacttataagaaaattataagtttttatcaaatatttaccAACCAGACTCTGTACAATGTCTTAGAAACATGTAAGAATTAGTTTTACAGATATGGTTAATACTtctaataggaaaaaaaatgtaatcgAACTTTTCTTtgtaagttaaaaaataataactatattttcttaatttattggttagtagaaaatttaaaaagtttagttttataaaataaagtagagTTCGAGGACATAAATCGTCGTATGAGTGAAATGGTTCCGCCATAGGTTTTGCAGAGTTAGGGCATGGGTTCGACACTCCGTCCCTGtcaaaaattttgaattttttgagttCATCGTTTTGTTGTTGATCTTGTTGAACTGCAACACCATGGATCGAGATCAGGGCTCTTCGAGAAGCAGGAAGGTACTGACATACACGAAATCCCTTATTTCTCTGAATGTTTGCTGGtccaaatttatgtttattatgcGTGTCTTTTCAGCACAAGTACACTCCCAGGCCGCCCAAAGCTCATGCTCCCAAAACGTAATTCAACAAATTCACTTTGAATTCCTCATATCATTGCAAACATTGTTCTCTGATTGCATTAAGAAATTGCTTCGATGCAGCAAACTGGACAATAAACAAGACGAAGACAGCACACCGGCTCGACTTCTCTCGCGTCGATATGTAAGTCTCTTCACTCCTCATTCTTCctattcttcatcttcttttcaCTGTTCTGCTCTACTTTTTAGCTTTCATAATTTCTTCTGAACTTGTCTTTCAAAATCAATTGCTGTGAAAACTAATTTCCCTCTTAGATCCGTTAGCCAGAACTATGAATTGTAATGTTCCAAACATAAATTGTCCTTCTGCTTGCTGTTCACGACAAGTTAAGGGTATTTCTGTTCTCGTTTAGGAAAGGAAGACTGTTATAGTAATAAAACTCAGAAATGTTTATACACTTGAATTATTCAGTCAAAACCAGTTATCTTCTTTAACTAcgacttctttttttttaaatataaagatcgCATTTTTAATTCAACATAACTAATAGTAGTTAGCGaagaatttaaatatgtaattgcaataacattcttaaaaaaattatattcaaaacagagtataataaaagtttaagtaaaataagtatcattttttttttcgctCAAAAAAATAACCAATACCAAGATTTCTGGGATGACGGAAAGGGaatcaaagtttaaaattattaatccTTAACTAAGTTCCGAAAAATTATGTTTGCCATTGTATCAACCTCTGTGTTAAAGAAGTTGCCACAAAGACTTCATGGATTAACTCGGTTAAATATATTACAAGGAGCAATTGTTACGTTAAGCTTTTCCTTTTAGTTGTCCATTTTTAGTTCCCTTAATGCTATAGTGTCACTAATTTACTTGTTTTCTACGTTTGCAGGAGAATTCTGCGAGACGAGAGCCTAAAGACgaaagaaaatgtaaattatCATTAGTTTAAGCTTACATTCCAAAATACGtagttgaaaatataaaaaatattgcattCACTATCAGTCAATCTTTCATTATGGTTCATTGCTTTTAGGAAATGTTTGTGGATAATGATGAAgtcttttaaattaaagatatttgaaTGGAGAGGAGAGGTGATTAATATAGTTTATCTGGGTAAAGGGAAAAACCTGGTTATAGTTTCAAACGAGTTACAGtacatttaaatgaaatatgGTATGGTTCTAAACCATTTTACCATGGAAAATATTAGTGGAGCATTTTGTGTAAAGCTCCTTGATTAGTTGATTGCGTGACCTGCCCACAATGACAAACTATCTTCACCTTCGTGATTGATATCTTATTCATCTTGTTTGCTGCTTATTTTCGGTGTTTTAAAACGTGCAGCAAGCGTGGAAGTTGCATTTAGTCCTGGAGTTTCATCAACCTCCCTCAGGACATATGGCACGAGCAAAGCTATAGATAATGGCACAAACAGTGGCTCGCCGTCTACATATTTTGCCAAAGAGCAAATTCGTTCACGACGTTCTTCTGCTGCTACTGAGGATCAAAATGATACCAGCATGATAGATGTTACTGATAACACCATCAATGCATCAGCCAGGAAATTCAAAAGAGAGTACAAGGAACCATGGGTGAGAATCTGTGATCTATTCCATCGTTATCTGTATCTTTCTCAAGCATCTAAGCATTTCAATATTTATCTACAGGATTATAACAACTCTTATTATCCCATTACACTTCCACTAAGGAAGCCAAATTCTGGAAATCCAGGTTTgttctaatatatatatgtcaataaattatatattaatggaATTAATATTCTTGAACTCGACTGATAAAAGTCCGAAGGATAACTTTTACACAGTCCAGTAGCAGTACTCTAGAAGATATAATTTTAGCAAAAGTCTCGAAAGGATGCTTTTCTAAACATTGACAGTCATGTGACTTTTTAATCTGCTAGAAATTCTTGATGAGGAAGAATTTGGAGAAGCGGCCACTAGTTTGGAGTATGATGAGAATACTGTTAACTCTGCTGCAGAACTCGAGCTCTTGGTTAGTAGTCATCATggaatataataaattgtacAAGCCTTATACAGCTGAAACAGATATAATAGTGCTCAGATGATTTTTTGACAGGAGAAGAGCGAGCAACATAAGATGTTTCTATTTCAGCTTCCTAAAAATATGCCTTTTAACGTGGGGAAGGAGAAGGAGCAAATTGGTACAACAGGATCCGGAAAGGCGCGTGCTTTGGAAGAGTTGCCAAGCGGATATATGGGCAAAATGCAGTTGTACAAGAGTGGAGCAATCAAACTTAAACTAGGAGAAGCTCTGTTCGACGTACGAaactaagaatatttttttgctattttcccATCTCCATTTGTTAAACTAAGTGCAAAGTCagtttatttttctcttgtggttccaattaaaattgaagaatgTGTTTTTTGTCAAGCAGATCaatattttagttcttttacTTTGTACCTACAATTACcgcttatataatattttgttctcttaCAGCTCTCTCCGGGTACAAAATGTGGATTTGCTCAAGATATTGTAGCGGTGAACATTGCACAGAAACAGATCTGCAATCTTGGCGAGATTAGCAATAAGGTTGTTGTAGTTCCTGATCTTGATTCAATTGATCTGAGAAACACTGGAGGCAAAAATGACTAGTGCGCCGCGTGCAGGAATGGTACAGTACCTTTCTGGCTTGTGTGAATACGTGATTGATCAAAAAGTCACTGCCAATGGGCAAGTGCAAATTGGATACTAGAACAAGCATCTAACTAATGAAATATCAAGctgaaaattaaatacattttctgTAATTGCTTTGGTTACAGGAGTGATTCTGACAGGATTGATTAGTATGGATACAGTTCACTTGCTTCAATAGATTTgatcttttaagaaaaatggCCAGCGATGACTATTTTAAACGCATTCTATATCACTGACTAAAATATACTTCCCACTCTAGGCAATCATACTAGATATGCTGAATAGGAAACTTAAAGCTTCGAAGAAATGTTTTTCAATCAAAAGAATTGTACTTGAGATATAGAGAAGCATAATCAAGCTCATTAAGGTCAAATTCGCATATAGATTGTAAAGACCAAGTCAAATTCATGTATACAAATGATAGCTTTTACTGCTTGTTTGGTCCAAAAGGAAgcaaaatctcttcttttttgtttgggAATAAGCAAAAAGGGACAAATAGTTAAACATCCCAATCCCAAAGTTTTACCCACAAGAAATAGTGCCAAAGAATCAATGAGAACTGTCAACACTTTGTTGAACTATCCCGTGGATTAGCTTCTCATTGAATGAATTAGATTAATAGAAACGACCCACCACCACAAATAGGAAGATCATTATGGAAAGCATGAAAGAAACTCTCAGCTTCATTTTGAATGAATTAGATTTTCCTGCATATGCTGCTCTCTTGTGACGTGCAGTTTGAAACAACTTTTTCACAATCTCTGTGATATTCTCAATTGCTTCCATGAGTTTGGCTATTACAGCATCAGACATCCGCAGTATGAATTTTTTTGTGTCAGGGGAGTCATTGTCCACTGTTCCATCCGAGCTCTCATCTCTTTCTGCAAATTTCAAGtccaaattaatcaaaatataataccTATATAAACGTGGAAAGTGTCAGTGACATGTCTAACATGCAATAAATGTACAAATGAAATCATATCTCTACAACAAGATATCATATTTAGTTATTACTATGAATATCGGATGAGTTACATTGAAAGTCTAGTATGAATAAATTCTCAGAAAATTCAACCAGTTAAACCATTTCATTATATACAATAACACCTAAAAACCAACCTGCATTTAGGGCGTTCCTTAATTCCTGTACGGCTTGGTTTTTCTGTACAGCATTCCAAACAGATTTATCTGATGATAATGATCTTACCATCCTCTGCAACAAGacaaacacatttttaaaattaatgaaattgcTCTTTACCCAAagacttatatattttatgtgaaTGGCAACATATTTGTCATCAGATAATTTTCACTTGTTTTCTTTACATAATTTCTATAGAAACAGAAAACACAAATATCTGCTGTCAAGTAATTTTgtacaaacataaaaataattctataaattcaaaaactagataattaaaatcttatttatgattatatacAATCATCTGagttattttattgaaatggCAGACATGTATCATAAACTACACCTCGACACATGCATCAGTCTGCAATAAATGAACTGCAAAAGAAGCTCTATCAAAAACATCAGCTTGTAACATGCTTGGATTATATGAACTGAAAGAAGGTTCTTTCCAGTCTGCTTCAGACAGATCTGAATCTACTTGATCAACTAAAGGAGTATCTTTGACATGATCTACTTCCCTGTCCAATTGGTAATGATAGGTGTTCTTAACATGCTGGACAGGTGAACAAGACCCAAAGACCCTGAAcgtacaaaaaaattaatagttaataGTATTTAAAAGAGATATATGAATACTAAATCATATCACTTTTCAAGCATAAAAACTAAAGTATAAATATTACTCGGCATAGGAATAAAATGAATAACTAAactcaaacattaaaacaattaaacattTCAACAActaagatataaaaaagaagacGACCAAAGTGTAAATTCCGAAATTTTACCACATATACTATATTTTGGCATGCATTGTAGTGGAACAGGTAAGAGTAAATTACACTAACACCATCACTTTTCTCCATTAACCCTTTCTTTCATAATTAACATGTATACTTCAATACTTGGCccttaatttttagaaatacaTTGCATGAATAGACTCAATGATACCAAAAAAGAGATTACAGTGTGTTTCcttgttaaaaaaatggttatgaTTGTGTGCAAATTCAAGAAAACTCAGGGTGTCAGTATCATTTGCTGAGCAAATGATTTTGCCAAAACAAGTGCTTACTGTTTAAGTGAAGTAAGAGCAGTTTGAATCTCAGTTGGAGAAGGAACGGCTCCAAAAAGGGTTTCATCATCATCCACAAAAACCTTGTTTGGGTGATCTGCATCATCGCTGTTAGAGGAAAAAGACGAAACGGGCATCTGAGACGGAGAGAAGGGATCCCTCTTGCAAGGAGAAGACGAGATGAAAAGGTACGAGGATTTGATTTTGTGATCATGGCTACAATCAGAAGTAGAAGAATCCCTAGAAACACTTTTTATACTGTTTTTCGCTGTTTGCCCATGAAAATAGTAAGACATCTTAGAACCAATAAGAGCTGAAGGCTGAACAGATAGAAAACATAGATATGcctttcttaataaaaaatatatatataaaaatatattttttacaataaaaatgtatatacataaaatagatgtactttattaatttttataaaattagttgttttcttaaaatatgtaaaagaatatttataatatgtcATTTAAcccataatatatttttatgtacttaatattatgaatttgaatttaaatttcaacATCTATCATTTATTTTGGCATATTAATATGCCGTGTATTTTGtgatatgattatattttacGATTTCTttacattgattatgtgtttgAAATTTAACCTTTGTTGTGTAAaataattgacatttttttttatctcctgttattatttttaattattttattcatttttaactaaaatttcttCGTTAAATTTTGTTGCACTTTTAATGctctattttatattagttaagtgaaattttagaaataaaaacaactatttttaaaaaattagttgaacaaattcaactcattaaacaaaaattgagcatattattgaatatttatgtGTCGAAGTGGTCTCTTTAgtgaaacaataataattgaaaattctcataaatttaaaatgtttaataaattaggaatgtattaaatttgttgaaaaatgtCATGTAATGTAAGGtcgataaataataaaaaaaatcgaaaaatattaacaaaatcaataagTATTAGTCTTTCGAGAAATATTAGACAAAGCAGATAACACTTCAGCATAATTATCATATAAtgtttacttaattatttaaatcatgACAAACATATAAAACTATTCATGATCATAACCAAACAATAACTAAAAcaatattaagaattaaattattcaagcaaatatccattaaaaataatatgattatacATTTATccacaaaaatacaaaacatgaATATTATTGTTTATCGTATGATTGTTAATTATTATCCACACGTATACGCTTAAGGATTAAAGTATGTTTACAAGTATaccattttttaaatgaatatggTTGGACAAAAAATCTTAAATCATTccatgatatttataattattgtttttttattgtcagAATATATTAACTTCTTCTTAATACAATTAATTCATTACCTTAAAATTTAACCCTATTTcctaaactttatttaatacatatatGTTTCAACTTGATTACATTATATTTCAATTGAAAAGAAGctaatataatatgaatatatagaataaaataattataaatataaaaaatgatttaagaaagatttatctttttcaaaatttctaatCATAACAATGAAGGTCCCACAATACAGAAGGAAGGAGTGGTTGAAAGTTGTGTGTAGAAGGAAATTACCAGTACAACAAATTAGTGGTAGCAgaggttttgggtttttggatTTATTAGGTTCAACAGAATTTCAATCCATATTTCTCTACCagaattataatttgttatgttCACCATAGAAAAATGCAGAAGCTTCAATGGATGCAGACAtgaacacaatttttttcaagtttaatttaatgataatattatttaattaagtgtAGTCACTCACTCCTCTTCTCTGCAGTCATGGCTCTTCTCACTTTCCCtcacttttcttctcattttctatCACGCTCTTCCTTCCAAAACATCCATTCTTTCTCTCCAAC comes from the Vigna radiata var. radiata cultivar VC1973A chromosome 2, Vradiata_ver6, whole genome shotgun sequence genome and includes:
- the LOC106776051 gene encoding uncharacterized protein LOC106776051 isoform X1 codes for the protein MDRDQGSSRSRKHKYTPRPPKAHAPKTKLDNKQDEDSTPARLLSRRYENSARREPKDERKSSVEVAFSPGVSSTSLRTYGTSKAIDNGTNSGSPSTYFAKEQIRSRRSSAATEDQNDTSMIDVTDNTINASARKFKREYKEPWDYNNSYYPITLPLRKPNSGNPEILDEEEFGEAATSLEYDENTVNSAAELELLEKSEQHKMFLFQLPKNMPFNVGKEKEQIGTTGSGKARALEELPSGYMGKMQLYKSGAIKLKLGEALFDLSPGTKCGFAQDIVAVNIAQKQICNLGEISNKVVVVPDLDSIDLRNTGGKND
- the LOC106776051 gene encoding uncharacterized protein LOC106776051 isoform X2; translation: MDRDQGSSRSRKHKYTPRPPKAHAPKTKLDNKQDEDSTPARLLSRRYENSARREPKDERKSSVEVAFSPGVSSTSLRTYGTSKAIDNGTNSGSPSTYFAKEQIRSRRSSAATEDQNDTSMIDVTDNTINASARKFKREYKEPWDYNNSYYPITLPLRKPNSGNPEILDEEEFGEAATSLEYDENTVNSAAELELLKSEQHKMFLFQLPKNMPFNVGKEKEQIGTTGSGKARALEELPSGYMGKMQLYKSGAIKLKLGEALFDLSPGTKCGFAQDIVAVNIAQKQICNLGEISNKVVVVPDLDSIDLRNTGGKND
- the LOC106776072 gene encoding uncharacterized protein LOC106776072, which translates into the protein MSYYFHGQTAKNSIKSVSRDSSTSDCSHDHKIKSSYLFISSSPCKRDPFSPSQMPVSSFSSNSDDADHPNKVFVDDDETLFGAVPSPTEIQTALTSLKQVFGSCSPVQHVKNTYHYQLDREVDHVKDTPLVDQVDSDLSEADWKEPSFSSYNPSMLQADVFDRASFAVHLLQTDACVERMVRSLSSDKSVWNAVQKNQAVQELRNALNAERDESSDGTVDNDSPDTKKFILRMSDAVIAKLMEAIENITEIVKKLFQTARHKRAAYAGKSNSFKMKLRVSFMLSIMIFLFVVVGRFY